The window CACATGTCCTaaccccccttcacctctAGAACACTCATTTCTACTGGAACATCGCCTCCGTCCGCGCCATTATCCCTGGTCAAATCCCAGACCAAAAGATGCTCCGCGAACTCTCCGAAGCCCTCCAGCCATACCCCAGCAACATGTACGAGCTCGTCATCGGCGAAGCCATCTCCTCTGATTTCACCGCCAAGACCGTCAAAGTCCAGCTCAGCAACAGCGCTGCCGACGCTCAAACCCGTGAAATCGTCTACGACCACCTCGTTCTCGCCACTGGAGCCCGCTACACAAACGACACCCCCTGGAAGGCCAACTCCGACTATCAATCCCTGATCAACCTCCTCTACGAAACCGCCTCCAGGGTCGAGAAAGCCGGCCACATCATCGTTGCCGGCGCGGGAGCCACAGGTGTGGAAGTAGCCGGCGAGCTGGGGTACGAATACGGCAAGACCAAGACCATCACCCTTTTGGCTTCTGGCCAGCACGTCCTCCCCGGCGAGCAGGAATCTCTCAGTACCGCTACCGAGAACgagctgaagaagctgaacGTCACTGTGCAGAAGGGGGCTCGTGTAAAGGATGTTGCTCGCTCTGCCGACGACAAGTACACGATCCAGCTGGAGAACGGCCAAAACCTCGAGTGCAACCTCTACCTGCCCACGCAGGGCATGGTGCCCAACTCGGATTACGTCGATAGGAAGCACCTCgaccccaaaaccaagaCGGTGCTCGTGGATGAGTTCCTTCATGTGACTGGTGTGCCAGGGAATAACGtttgggcggtgggggatATCGTCAGTAAGCCGAGAGCTGGCTTTATGATCACACAAAAGCAGGCCTCATCTGTGGCCAAGAATGTTGAGTTGAGCCTGCTTCAGGGCAAGGAGCCTGCCCCTGCCAAGGGCCCGCCAGTTGACATTCTCGCCTGCGCGGTTGGCCGGGGGAGAGGCGTGGGCAGGATGGGCTCGATCAGACTGCCTAGCTTTGGCGTTTGGTTGGCGAAGGGGAGAACGTTGGGGATGCAGTTGGTGGACCAGTACATCAGTGGCAGTATTGCTTAGGAGCGCGGCTCCAGAGCCGGCAGGCAAATCAGAAAACGGAAGAGAAAGGGCGGACAGACGAGCAAGCAGTTATACCCATGATGAACTTTGGTGTGTGCTTTACAGGCGATGGACGGAATGGCTTTTGTTTTCCCCTCGATACAGAGAATCAACCTAATACCATAATGAAGAACCCGAATACATCAATGCCAGGAAACTCGCTCGTCGTTGTGAACCACTATACATTATTACCCGCCTTGCATCACCGAGagatcttctcctcctcaatctccctcctcaactgCTCAAGAACTTCTTGTCTCGACCTCAAATGCGACTCCAATCCCTCCACTTGCTCCCTCACGGTCTGGAGGTCTTCGCTGACGCTTTTCAGGTTGCTTCCTGTCCTGCTCTTCCCCTTGCCTTCTTCCAAGTCTCGCAGCTCCTTTCTCTTGTAATCCAAAAGTTGCTCCAACTCCCTCTTGACCAGCGCTGGCTTGGAGTCCCGCTTGCCACCTTTCCTCGCCTCAACCCCTTGCTCAATCCTGGCAAGCTtgtcctccagctcctgcagctgcttcttcagcctgacctcctcccactcggcATCGCTGTTTTTCGTCGTGGTGAAATCCGTGCCCTTGGATGTGAACCCGCTTCTCCCCAACCGAGTGAGATATTGGTCACCAAACTTTGCCTTTCTGCCTGTTGATgtctcgtcgtcggccttggtggccCACCGCGACTTGGCGGCTTGGTTGTCGACTTGGTAGTCGATTTGATTTCGCTCAAAGCTCGCTCGGAGGGAGGCCGGGACGGTGCGCGGGATGCGGTAGCCCTCGTGTCGGTAGTTGAGGATGTGCAAGAACGCCAGGCAGGCGTCCTTGTTGATCGTCTGCGAggcgttggggttgatgaggttcCACGCTGATCGGACGTCTGTGTCCGGCACGTCCAGGCTGTTGTAGAGATCGCTGAGGGCCTCGACTAGTTCTCATGTGTTAGCatctcctcaaccacccagTGGGTAATGAGACCAAGTCAACACTTACAATTaatctcccccctcatatccctcccctccctatACACCGCCTCATACCTGCTCTTGTCCTCCGGGCTCATATACCAATCAAATCcgtccttcaacccctcctcctcctcctcctcatcctccacccgtTCCATCTTTGGCTCCTGTCCCCTAATCGCCTTGTTCGCGCTCACCAAATGGCTCTTGCTCTCCGGGACCAGCCAGTCCGGCAGCACTTTGGGGACATCAGCGTACTCCCCGTTGAGCAAGTCGAAAATAACCCTCATCGCGACGCAAAACTCCTCAAAGTCAAGGTTGCCGTCGTTATCCACATCGGCGAGATCCCACACCCGCTCGAGCTGGTCGTCGCGGAGCCCAGAGTTCTTGAGGACGGGCGCGGCCATCTCGCCCGTGAGGAACTGCCCTCCATTGGTGCGGGTCGAGAAAATGTTCCAGTAGGTTTCGATTTCTTGGGGTTCGATTCGGGGCGCCATGGTCAGTCGATGCTTCAGTTGGCCCGGGTTGGGAAACTTGTTGTACTCGGAAGGCGGACCAAATTACGGGGGACTCGGGGCGGTCGAGCGGTTACAACGGCCGGTACGACGAACGTTCGGGAAAGATGGGAGCTGGAATTGACAAGTTTCTGTAGTTTGTTCAAGAATTATAGTAAAAGACTGCAGGCCTTGTCTTTATCGACGTCGTGGGGTGCCGATGGCGCAGCAGGTTGCAGAGCGGGAAGCTTGGAGGTTGGACCGGCTACAACCAAGAGCTGACGTCTCTCCAGCCCAGCGCCAGCCAAGTAATTAAACTGCGCGCGAGCACTGCTTGTGGCGCGCCCGCAAGCTGATCCCTGTCAAAACGCCCCCTTTTCTGGAGGCAGACTGTGGCACGCGCACGAGCATCTTGAGCTGTGCGTTGTATATGAATTTATCTTTATCGATGTTTACAATTATCATATATCTTCAAGGCCAACTCCCCGCCCGTCATACAAAACCCTACAGCTTAAATATTCTACAAAATCCTACAGTCGAAATAGTATCCCGCATACTCTCGAAATGCCTTCCCAATCGTCCTCTCCAGCCAACATATATAGCAGAAAGAACCGGGTATCATGAGCCACACCAGACGCCCAGAGATCCAGATGCAAGAACTAGCACCTCAAAATACCGACCCAATAACACCATCTATGCTGGATGCCATGCCCAAACAATTCCCCCGCCGCTCTGTCCTTTCCCCTGGGATGCAAATATAAACGCAAAAGCAGTAAACACCCAACCTGCAACCCAATCCTACTACGGGTATAAACACCCAAATCGCCTTATCAAAGAAAGGCAGGAAAAGAACGTCGAGCGCGACATTTGTCAAACTCCTGATCCAAAGCAACCCAAATTCTGGCGCTTTTCGTTTCCTGGACCAATATCGAATCCTAATGCATGCCAGTCGTAATATGCAGTTTGTTGTACAATAAACCCAACAAAGAAATACCCCAATCGCTGATTTGTGTTGTCACGATGCTAATACTGGGGAAGCAAATCAAACATCAACACACACTCTTGTCCTTTTGTTGTGTTCGCCCTGGCTAAGAAGTCAAGGCGATTGCTGAGAGGACGCTTTTCCATGTTGCCAGTTATCTTGCTCGTACTTGAGCAAGTGTATCTTTGCGTGTCGCGTCTCAAGTCCTGTCATTTCATATCATTTCTCCGAAGGTCCTTGCCTTTCCGGGGACGAAGAGTCCGGATAGTCATGAGACCGCCTATGGCGCCTGTGCTGGCTGGATCCTGAGACACATGCTCCTCGGTGCCAGTATCCTCGGTGTCAAGCTCTTCCGGGGTCTTTTCGGCAGGAGCCTCTGTTGTAGTAGGCTCTTCGCTCGCAGACTTGCTGGTGACCGGCTTCTTGCTAGGAGTCCCTttgggagaagagaaagagtcGGAAGATGAACCCCCGTTACTCGGAATCAGACCAAACACAGAGCTTCTCAACCTTGTTGGATATCTCCCCAGCTTCTCAGTTGTATCGAGTGCTGGTGGATTGTCCAAATCGAAACCTTGATTCTTGAGAACATCTGGGAGGTCGTTCTCCTTCGATTCCCCAGCTTGGGGGTTCTGCTGTTGAATCTCCTTGTGGACTTCTCCGGCGGACTGTGGGGTCTGTTCGATGGTATGGCCCGCTTCTTGGTTCCCACCATCAGACATCTCCTGGGATTTCTCTAGGGATTCGTGCCGAGGCTTCTCCTGGGTCTCCTGGTTTCTCTGTGTCCCCTGACTCTCCCTAGTACTCTCTTGGAGTTTCTCCTGGATCTCCTCATTCTGTTGGCCCTGTCCCTGTGTCTGTTCGTCTTGAGACCGGGATACCTCACCGCCCGTTGCTTTCTGAGTGGCTAGATACACCTCATGCTCGGCGCGTGTCTGGGTTGGGATGTAGTTATCCAGGCTCTTTCCCTTGggaggggattggggagTTGGCACACCGGGATGCGTCGAGAACGGCGGGCCCAGCGCAGAGATGTAAGCCCAAAACAAAGAATCTGTCTCAAACTTCTCGCGGGTGTAAAACCCCCTGGACGACAGGAGTTCCTCAAAGCTCTCGCCCTTTGGGGCCATGGCTGGACTGCTGTGCCCGATGGTAGCTGACGAGTGGGTGACTTGTGACGACACTATCttggaaggagagggcgtgGCTGCTTGAGAAGCCAGCCGGATAGtcttcttgacagcctgAGTCGTCGTCTTTGTGCTCTTTTTGGTTGTCTTCTCTCCGGTCCCGACAACCTCGGCCCCCGACGCGCAATTCGTCGTGGCTTGATTTTCAACCACATTCTTCCTGCATTGTTCTGCCGGATTCACGGGGAGCCACATGATCCCAGTGTCCTCTTCCAGCCATTTTCCACCGCCGAACGATCCGCCGGGTCGATACTTGGTGTTGGGCAGGGCAGCTACATCAGAACGCTTCATAAAGCCACCCAGGCCGTTTGTGAACATGGTGTTGGCGTCTCCCCAGACACCCCCAGGCTGGCGCCTTCCCCTGACTGGtttgctcttcttcccctcatcATACTCCCCCCCATCGGAAAGATCCTCGACAGCGGGCGCAGATTTCCTTCGCAGACTGCGGCTTGTGCTGGAGCTAGCACGGGTGGATGATGTTTCGTCATTCACACGACGCTTCTTGGGACCGACCTGGCTCTCCTGAGTCTGCGCTGCCTTTCTCTTGTTGGTC is drawn from Podospora pseudocomata strain CBS 415.72m chromosome 1 map unlocalized CBS415.72m_1, whole genome shotgun sequence and contains these coding sequences:
- the END3 gene encoding endocytosis defective-related protein (COG:Z; EggNog:ENOG503NUZN), with product MAPRIEPQEIETYWNIFSTRTNGGQFLTGEMAAPVLKNSGLRDDQLERVWDLADVDNDGNLDFEEFCVAMRVIFDLLNGEYADVPKVLPDWLVPESKSHLVSANKAIRGQEPKMERVEDEEEEEEGLKDGFDWYMSPEDKSRYEAVYREGRDMRGEINFEALSDLYNSLDVPDTDVRSAWNLINPNASQTINKDACLAFLHILNYRHEGYRIPRTVPASLRASFERNQIDYQVDNQAAKSRWATKADDETSTGRKAKFGDQYLTRLGRSGFTSKGTDFTTTKNSDAEWEEVRLKKQLQELEDKLARIEQGVEARKGGKRDSKPALVKRELEQLLDYKRKELRDLEEGKGKSRTGSNLKSVSEDLQTVREQVEGLESHLRSRQEVLEQLRREIEEEKISR
- a CDS encoding uncharacterized protein (EggNog:ENOG503P1GC; COG:C), producing MADNKTVVILGGSLGGLHVAHALLKKHQQYPNLRNTHFYWNIASVRAIIPGQIPDQKMLRELSEALQPYPSNMYELVIGEAISSDFTAKTVKVQLSNSAADAQTREIVYDHLVLATGARYTNDTPWKANSDYQSLINLLYETASRVEKAGHIIVAGAGATGVEVAGELGYEYGKTKTITLLASGQHVLPGEQESLSTATENELKKLNVTVQKGARVKDVARSADDKYTIQLENGQNLECNLYLPTQGMVPNSDYVDRKHLDPKTKTVLVDEFLHVTGVPGNNVWAVGDIVSKPRAGFMITQKQASSVAKNVELSLLQGKEPAPAKGPPVDILACAVGRGRGVGRMGSIRLPSFGVWLAKGRTLGMQLVDQYISGSIA